A region of Thermobifida halotolerans DNA encodes the following proteins:
- a CDS encoding NlpC/P60 family protein, with product MGVAAAESRLRGLWRAVRRRPRPARPNDLGRSTLSYGLAASLLLGSVTFVVGGEHILGYLGLTGGTGGCATSLGGFTGEADPDSIPENFLEHIKEAGKRFDVPWEYVAALSWRETNHGRIADTLDYNAYGRLPSGIVYGTANPAGAAGPLQFGIRHPDTGLTGGPMGDAANTWGGEADQPASEREHEPGTNGQWFGIDGNGDGRVNVWDPADAVHSAAGFLRYWMDRGHSIEWAVGRYHGSGVGGTYQVEVSGKAAQYRSGDFTVAPPNGVRTDCAQVPNGSAVERVIEYARAQTGKPYIWGGVGPTGYDCSGLLLEAYRAAGLPKRYLDHRWTTHTMFRMEEARTVPSLDQAQPGDMILTGSGSSPTHVSMVTGRRDGKLFVIEAYSSRVPLHAQIHEHEFNSGLWPQGDPILRIIRLSHLFPSGDTTEEV from the coding sequence ATGGGCGTTGCGGCAGCGGAGTCGCGCCTGCGGGGGCTGTGGCGTGCCGTGCGCCGCCGACCGCGCCCCGCCCGCCCGAACGACCTGGGACGCAGCACGCTCTCCTACGGTCTGGCCGCCTCCCTCCTCCTGGGATCGGTCACGTTCGTGGTCGGCGGCGAGCACATCCTCGGCTACCTGGGGCTCACCGGCGGCACGGGCGGCTGCGCCACCTCGCTGGGCGGCTTCACCGGGGAGGCCGACCCCGACTCGATTCCCGAGAACTTCCTCGAGCACATCAAGGAGGCCGGGAAGCGCTTCGACGTCCCGTGGGAGTACGTCGCCGCTCTCTCCTGGCGCGAGACCAACCACGGCCGTATCGCCGACACTCTCGACTACAACGCCTACGGGCGGCTGCCGAGCGGCATCGTGTACGGCACCGCCAACCCGGCCGGAGCCGCGGGCCCCCTCCAGTTCGGCATCAGGCACCCGGACACCGGACTGACCGGCGGTCCGATGGGCGACGCCGCGAACACCTGGGGCGGTGAGGCGGACCAGCCCGCGAGTGAACGCGAGCACGAACCCGGCACGAACGGTCAGTGGTTCGGCATCGACGGCAACGGCGACGGTCGGGTCAACGTCTGGGACCCGGCCGACGCCGTGCACTCGGCCGCGGGCTTCCTGCGCTACTGGATGGACCGCGGCCACAGCATCGAGTGGGCCGTCGGCCGCTACCACGGCTCCGGTGTCGGCGGAACCTACCAGGTGGAGGTCAGCGGCAAGGCCGCGCAGTACCGCAGCGGCGACTTCACCGTCGCTCCGCCCAACGGGGTGCGGACCGACTGCGCCCAGGTGCCGAACGGCAGCGCCGTCGAGAGGGTCATCGAGTACGCGCGGGCGCAGACCGGCAAGCCCTACATCTGGGGCGGGGTCGGCCCCACCGGCTACGACTGCTCGGGGCTGCTCCTGGAGGCCTACCGTGCGGCCGGACTGCCGAAGCGGTACCTGGACCACCGCTGGACCACGCACACCATGTTCCGCATGGAGGAGGCCCGGACGGTTCCCTCCCTGGACCAGGCCCAGCCCGGCGACATGATCCTCACCGGCAGCGGAAGCTCCCCCACCCACGTGTCGATGGTGACCGGGCGGCGGGACGGAAAGCTCTTCGTGATCGAGGCGTACAGCTCCCGTGTGCCGCTGCACGCGCAGATCCACGAGCACGAGTTCAACTCGGGACTGTGGCCGCAGGGCGACCCGATTCTCAGGATCATCCGGCTCAGCCACCTCTTCCCCTCCGGCGACACCACCGAGGAGGTGTGA